One Pseudanabaena sp. FACHB-2040 genomic window carries:
- a CDS encoding DUF4388 domain-containing protein, with the protein MAITGHLAEFSLAEIFQFLEQGHKSGLLTVTPLPEPVGADAPRTYYIWLHQGRIVGAANRSDQRGLMTLISQRGWLGDRAATRLAQSCSLSAPIGLCFKSQGWLQADQLKLLFYVQVMQQVCALFTHEDGWFHFDSGSQAPAMELTGLSAPAVEVTLSGLRALKNWASLEDKLPDPASCLVAAIEGKPSLKLNQIEWQVWEFTDGKTPLKVIAQHLQQPIDKIQKVAFRLSLVNLVEEVPMVAMPPAAEPQTVPQAEPAAEAEPSNNLSQSFLQNLLSFLTGQS; encoded by the coding sequence ATGGCTATTACAGGACACCTCGCAGAATTTTCCCTGGCTGAGATTTTTCAATTCTTAGAGCAGGGCCACAAGTCCGGTCTATTAACAGTTACCCCTCTGCCCGAGCCCGTAGGGGCAGATGCGCCTCGCACCTATTACATCTGGCTTCATCAAGGACGAATTGTGGGAGCCGCCAATCGCTCTGACCAGCGCGGCCTAATGACGCTGATCAGCCAGCGGGGTTGGCTAGGCGATCGAGCCGCTACCCGGTTGGCTCAAAGCTGCAGCCTCTCAGCTCCCATCGGGCTGTGCTTTAAGTCACAGGGCTGGCTGCAGGCAGATCAGCTCAAGCTGTTGTTTTATGTTCAGGTCATGCAGCAGGTCTGTGCCCTCTTTACCCATGAAGACGGCTGGTTTCATTTTGACAGTGGCAGCCAGGCTCCCGCCATGGAGTTAACTGGGCTGAGCGCCCCTGCTGTAGAAGTCACTCTGTCAGGCTTACGCGCCTTAAAAAACTGGGCTTCCCTAGAAGACAAACTGCCCGATCCGGCTTCTTGTCTCGTCGCAGCTATCGAAGGCAAACCCTCCCTCAAGCTCAATCAAATTGAGTGGCAGGTGTGGGAGTTTACTGACGGCAAAACACCGCTCAAGGTGATTGCACAGCATTTACAGCAGCCCATCGACAAAATTCAAAAGGTTGCATTCCGCCTGAGCTTGGTCAATCTGGTCGAAGAAGTGCCGATGGTTGCTATGCCCCCTGCGGCAGAACCTCAAACGGTACCCCAGGCCGAACCTGCCGCAGAAGCTGAGCCCTCCAACAACTTGAGCCAGTCTTTTCTGCAAAACCTGCTCAGTTTCTTGACAGGCCAGTCTTAA
- a CDS encoding succinate dehydrogenase assembly factor 2 — MVQRNQLQGNQTQKALRRGAKAVLMSRGVNPSTRRGNKELDMLLNKLAQKSYASLEDAVRMGEAVGWEIAKLAERRNQTNLDASVIRQVAESGDLFALTMPQAGADHDQANAADSQVTVDIDMKRGGSPIEKTPEISVSGKASESSPAAEKAQEDIVKSEPVTPLSDEDDAATAADIESDAPMPGSLSEAMEVVTPPRSTDGADMDSEAEEEAAAVDADDMEDVMPDPEASEESTLGADDDVTVSVPAKNK; from the coding sequence ATGGTTCAGCGTAATCAACTTCAAGGAAATCAAACCCAAAAGGCCCTGAGACGGGGAGCTAAAGCAGTTCTAATGTCGCGGGGCGTAAACCCCTCCACACGGCGCGGCAACAAGGAGTTGGACATGCTGCTAAATAAGCTGGCCCAAAAATCCTATGCCAGCCTTGAAGATGCCGTGCGTATGGGCGAAGCAGTGGGTTGGGAGATCGCTAAGCTCGCTGAAAGGCGCAATCAAACAAACCTAGATGCTAGCGTCATTCGGCAAGTTGCTGAAAGTGGCGACCTGTTTGCCCTAACCATGCCCCAAGCCGGAGCCGACCACGATCAGGCCAATGCAGCTGACTCACAAGTGACTGTAGACATTGACATGAAGCGAGGGGGTTCTCCTATTGAGAAAACGCCCGAAATATCGGTGAGCGGGAAAGCGTCTGAATCATCTCCCGCAGCAGAAAAGGCCCAGGAAGATATTGTTAAGTCTGAGCCCGTAACGCCGCTTTCTGATGAAGATGATGCAGCGACAGCTGCAGATATTGAATCAGATGCTCCAATGCCAGGAAGCCTTTCTGAGGCGATGGAAGTTGTTACCCCTCCTAGAAGCACCGATGGCGCTGATATGGACTCTGAAGCAGAAGAAGAAGCCGCTGCTGTAGATGCCGACGACATGGAAGATGTAATGCCCGACCCCGAAGCCTCTGAGGAAAGCACCCTTGGCGCTGACGATGACGTTACTGTTTCCGTTCCTGCCAAGAATAAGTGA
- a CDS encoding protoglobin domain-containing protein, whose amino-acid sequence MALNPTEFMDCMTRRMVFSDADKASLNTNADWGLSIASDMADVFYGYMGKDEEMSAILNESEGRIHRLRETFVQWFYEMFTGMDSWGEAYADRRWRIGLIHVRIGIGPQHVVPAMAIVVREAGLRVTQEGKSEELRDALARVCMIDLAFIEQAYLEVTSAAVLKETGWSERLFRRMITTGAAAM is encoded by the coding sequence ATGGCGCTTAATCCTACAGAATTTATGGATTGCATGACCCGCAGAATGGTTTTTTCTGATGCAGATAAAGCCAGTCTCAATACCAATGCTGATTGGGGCCTGAGCATCGCTTCAGATATGGCCGACGTTTTCTACGGATACATGGGTAAGGATGAGGAAATGAGCGCCATTCTCAATGAGAGCGAAGGGCGCATTCATCGTCTCCGCGAAACCTTTGTGCAGTGGTTCTATGAGATGTTTACGGGCATGGACAGCTGGGGCGAAGCCTACGCTGACCGTCGCTGGCGGATCGGTCTGATTCACGTCAGGATTGGCATTGGCCCGCAGCACGTCGTTCCAGCCATGGCAATTGTGGTGCGTGAAGCTGGACTGCGGGTAACCCAAGAAGGCAAATCCGAAGAACTCAGAGATGCGCTGGCTCGGGTCTGCATGATTGACCTGGCGTTTATCGAGCAGGCTTATCTTGAAGTCACTTCAGCTGCAGTGTTAAAAGAAACCGGCTGGTCTGAGCGGCTATTTAGACGCATGATCACCACTGGCGCAGCCGCCATGTAG
- a CDS encoding RNA-binding protein: protein MSIYVGNLSYNATQEDLTSVFEEYGKVNRVTLPTDRETGRPRGFAFVEMSSETEEDAAIEALDGAEWMGRELRVNKARPRQGGSRDRTSAPSDNRGGWGDSQDRGSRDREFSRW from the coding sequence ATGTCCATTTACGTAGGGAATCTGTCCTACAACGCTACTCAGGAAGACCTAACCTCCGTTTTTGAGGAGTATGGCAAGGTCAACCGAGTTACGCTGCCGACCGACCGCGAAACAGGTCGCCCTCGGGGATTTGCCTTCGTTGAAATGAGCAGCGAAACCGAAGAAGATGCTGCCATTGAAGCCCTAGATGGAGCTGAGTGGATGGGCCGCGAACTGCGGGTCAACAAAGCCCGCCCACGTCAGGGGGGCAGTCGCGATCGCACCTCTGCACCCTCTGACAACAGAGGTGGTTGGGGCGACAGTCAAGATCGTGGCAGTCGCGATCGCGAGTTCTCCCGCTGGTAA
- a CDS encoding roadblock/LC7 domain-containing protein, protein MSINLEKLSSILQNFVSSTNDVQGAALVTPDGLPLAATLPGGMDEERVSAMSAAMLSLGERIGSELARGMIDRIYVEGNTGYGILTSCGEDAVFLVLANQAAKQGLLMLEIKRAVAELKLLLV, encoded by the coding sequence ATGTCTATCAACCTAGAAAAGCTCAGCTCTATTCTGCAGAACTTTGTCTCTAGCACTAATGATGTTCAAGGCGCTGCTCTGGTAACTCCCGATGGCTTGCCGCTGGCAGCAACCTTGCCTGGCGGTATGGATGAAGAGCGGGTATCGGCTATGTCAGCCGCTATGCTCTCACTGGGCGAGCGAATTGGCAGTGAGCTGGCTCGCGGCATGATCGATCGAATTTATGTAGAAGGCAATACGGGCTACGGCATTTTGACCAGCTGTGGCGAAGATGCCGTCTTCCTAGTGCTGGCGAATCAAGCAGCTAAGCAAGGTCTGCTAATGCTGGAGATCAAACGGGCAGTCGCTGAACTCAAGCTGCTGTTGGTATAG
- a CDS encoding PCP reductase family protein — translation MEWTAEAEARLKEIPFFVRPAARKKIEKLAQEMGAAQITVEVYEQAKQKFG, via the coding sequence ATGGAATGGACTGCTGAAGCTGAAGCCCGATTGAAAGAAATTCCGTTTTTTGTCAGACCAGCGGCCCGCAAAAAGATTGAGAAGCTGGCCCAAGAGATGGGGGCAGCGCAGATTACGGTCGAGGTCTATGAACAGGCCAAGCAAAAGTTTGGGTAG
- a CDS encoding cyclic nucleotide-binding domain-containing protein, with the protein MRNSLLLLGELSDEDVDWLRHSGERVSISAGGVLIQEGQPITALYLLLDGTLEVKTGTLGPPDQQRTVAHLATGEVIGEMSFVDNRPPSATVIAETDIIVLSVSQEQLLERADTDLAFGKRFYRGLAFCLSNRLRLMNVGSAQSGSGAQSTDISHPDIAANEAVAKARLESLIASAR; encoded by the coding sequence ATGAGAAATTCCCTATTGCTACTTGGAGAACTGTCTGACGAAGATGTTGATTGGCTGCGGCATAGCGGTGAACGAGTCAGCATTTCGGCGGGCGGTGTGCTGATCCAGGAAGGGCAGCCGATCACAGCTCTCTATCTCTTGCTTGACGGTACGCTAGAGGTTAAAACTGGCACCCTAGGTCCCCCCGATCAGCAACGCACCGTAGCGCACTTGGCCACAGGCGAAGTCATTGGTGAGATGTCTTTTGTCGATAATCGCCCACCGTCGGCAACTGTTATTGCTGAGACCGACATTATTGTCTTATCAGTTTCCCAAGAACAGCTGCTAGAGCGGGCCGACACTGACTTGGCCTTTGGCAAGCGTTTCTACCGAGGGCTAGCCTTTTGCCTCTCCAACCGACTACGACTGATGAACGTAGGCTCGGCCCAGTCTGGCAGTGGCGCTCAGTCTACCGATATCAGCCACCCCGATATCGCTGCCAACGAAGCGGTTGCCAAAGCACGTCTGGAGTCTCTAATTGCCTCTGCCCGCTAA
- the guaD gene encoding guanine deaminase, protein MLKAFRGSFLDFVNDPFYTSEAESVRYFSDGLLVVEQGRLKALGDYDKLKPQYAGVPVEDYSGKLITPGFIDLHIHFPQTEMIAAYGEQLLEWLDTYTFPTESKFKDRAYAQQVASLFLDELLRNGTTTAVVLAAVYPESADAFFEEADRRRLRMVAGKVMMDRNAPDFLLDTAVSSYQDSKTLIEKWHGHNRLLYAVTPRFAPTSTPEQLQLAAKLLQEYPGTYLHTHLSENVAEVAWVKELFPDCQGYLDVYDQVGLVGERSLFAHCIQLTEAEFERLAAAKATIAFCPTSNLFLGSGLFKLEKAKSVDCPIRLGLATDVGAGTSFSMLQTANEAYKVAQLRQQKLSPFQALFLATLGGARALALDDKIGSFAVGREADFVVLDPRSTPVMAFRNAEASPASLIELADRLFSLVIMGDDRAVQATYILGELAHSKGQAGNLPAANSPLKIL, encoded by the coding sequence GTGCTCAAAGCCTTTCGTGGATCATTTCTAGACTTTGTAAACGACCCCTTCTACACATCCGAAGCTGAAAGCGTCCGCTACTTTTCAGATGGCCTGCTGGTAGTTGAGCAAGGTCGATTAAAAGCCTTAGGGGACTATGACAAGCTCAAGCCACAGTACGCTGGCGTTCCCGTTGAAGACTATTCCGGCAAGCTGATCACACCAGGCTTTATTGATCTGCACATTCATTTTCCACAGACGGAAATGATCGCGGCCTATGGTGAGCAGCTTTTGGAGTGGTTAGACACGTATACCTTTCCCACCGAAAGCAAGTTCAAAGATCGGGCCTATGCTCAGCAGGTAGCCTCTCTCTTTCTAGATGAGCTGCTGAGAAACGGCACGACCACTGCTGTTGTCCTGGCTGCTGTCTATCCAGAGTCTGCCGACGCATTTTTTGAAGAAGCTGACCGCCGCCGCCTGCGGATGGTAGCTGGCAAAGTCATGATGGATCGCAATGCTCCAGACTTTCTCTTAGATACAGCAGTCTCTTCCTATCAAGACAGCAAGACCCTAATTGAGAAATGGCATGGGCACAACCGCCTGCTATACGCTGTGACACCTCGCTTTGCACCTACCTCGACCCCAGAACAGCTACAGCTAGCGGCAAAACTTCTGCAGGAGTATCCTGGCACCTACCTACATACTCATCTGTCTGAGAATGTCGCTGAAGTCGCCTGGGTAAAAGAACTTTTTCCAGATTGCCAGGGCTATCTAGATGTCTACGATCAGGTAGGGCTGGTAGGAGAGCGCTCCCTCTTTGCCCACTGCATTCAACTGACAGAAGCAGAATTTGAGCGATTGGCAGCTGCAAAAGCAACCATTGCCTTTTGCCCAACTTCTAACCTGTTTCTTGGCAGTGGGCTCTTTAAGCTAGAAAAGGCGAAATCGGTGGATTGTCCGATTCGATTAGGGCTAGCGACCGATGTTGGAGCAGGCACCAGTTTTTCTATGCTGCAAACTGCCAACGAAGCTTACAAAGTGGCTCAGTTGAGACAGCAAAAGCTCTCTCCCTTTCAGGCTCTCTTTTTAGCAACCTTGGGCGGTGCCAGAGCCCTAGCGTTGGACGATAAAATCGGTAGCTTTGCAGTCGGTCGAGAAGCTGATTTTGTTGTTCTCGACCCTCGCTCTACGCCCGTCATGGCCTTTCGCAATGCGGAAGCCAGCCCAGCTTCCCTAATAGAACTCGCCGATCGACTCTTCTCCCTAGTGATTATGGGAGATGATCGGGCGGTTCAGGCCACCTATATCTTGGGTGAATTGGCCCACAGCAAAGGACAAGCGGGGAATCTGCCAGCCGCAAATTCCCCGCTTAAGATTCTCTAA
- a CDS encoding CPBP family intramembrane glutamic endopeptidase, translating to MTETSPLQGQFLRPFWLLFGLGFLGILALPFILLPQLQQLIPQDQTEFSPGGLVILSLIQPTVLLAIATAVGLKLAPNLSFRSYLANAATQGLKALAPLRNELPVAVGGGVLFAAIAVLSDALILPRLGAAGQALAITANRSWGTTLSAVLYGGITEELLMRWGLMTLLLWLGWRLFRRRREVGSGLVWGAIVLTALLFGLAHLPFVLAQLPLTPWLLFRTLILNGLGGLVFGWLYWKHSLEAAMTAHVSTHLAFTAIALLL from the coding sequence ATGACAGAGACATCGCCTCTTCAGGGACAGTTCTTGAGGCCATTTTGGCTGTTGTTTGGTCTGGGTTTTTTAGGTATTTTGGCGCTGCCGTTCATTTTGTTGCCGCAACTTCAGCAGCTCATTCCGCAGGATCAAACCGAATTTTCTCCTGGAGGTTTGGTGATTCTCTCGTTGATTCAGCCGACGGTGCTACTTGCGATCGCAACTGCCGTGGGCCTCAAGCTAGCGCCTAACCTGAGTTTTCGCTCTTACCTAGCGAATGCTGCAACGCAGGGCCTAAAAGCGTTGGCTCCGCTGCGCAACGAGCTGCCTGTGGCAGTAGGAGGCGGGGTGCTTTTTGCTGCGATCGCAGTGCTGTCGGATGCGCTGATTTTGCCGCGGCTGGGGGCAGCGGGGCAGGCGCTTGCGATTACGGCCAACCGCAGCTGGGGAACGACCCTGAGCGCGGTGCTTTATGGCGGCATTACCGAAGAACTACTGATGCGCTGGGGGCTGATGACGCTGCTGCTCTGGTTGGGCTGGCGGCTGTTTCGGCGGCGCAGGGAGGTGGGCAGTGGCTTGGTGTGGGGTGCGATTGTGCTGACGGCCCTACTCTTTGGTCTGGCGCACCTGCCCTTTGTCTTGGCTCAGCTTCCCCTAACCCCCTGGCTGCTGTTTAGAACCCTAATTTTGAATGGTCTGGGCGGTCTGGTTTTTGGTTGGCTCTACTGGAAGCACAGTTTGGAGGCTGCGATGACGGCTCATGTCAGCACTCATCTAGCCTTTACTGCGATCGCGCTGCTACTTTAA
- a CDS encoding phytochelatin synthase family protein: MRFLQPALIVPLLLGTGLSVLLHPERLAAQTLPLPDHLTSLTSPEGQALLLESEAQTDFIPLMSQFVTQVNQAFCGVASMVMVLNALGISAPAAPQWDQQYFTQENLFSEKTEAIITRDTIERQGLTLAELAGILESYPVRAETYYGGDVSLEAFRQLIAANLGEPGNFVLINYLRRAIGQERGGHISPVAAYDADTDQFLVLNVSRYKYPPVWVKAEDLWQATNTVDTVSSRTRGFLLITSLESAGER; encoded by the coding sequence ATGAGGTTTTTGCAGCCTGCGCTAATTGTGCCTTTACTGCTAGGGACTGGGTTGAGCGTTTTGCTGCATCCAGAGAGGCTGGCTGCTCAAACTCTGCCCTTGCCGGATCACTTAACCTCGCTCACTTCGCCTGAAGGTCAGGCCCTACTTTTGGAGAGCGAAGCTCAGACTGACTTCATTCCTCTAATGAGCCAGTTTGTGACTCAGGTTAACCAGGCTTTTTGCGGAGTTGCCAGTATGGTGATGGTGCTGAATGCGCTGGGCATCTCTGCACCTGCAGCACCCCAATGGGATCAGCAATACTTCACTCAGGAGAACCTATTTAGCGAGAAGACTGAGGCAATCATAACCCGTGACACGATTGAGCGACAGGGGTTGACTCTGGCCGAACTGGCTGGAATTTTGGAGAGCTACCCGGTCAGAGCTGAAACTTACTACGGCGGTGACGTTAGTCTGGAGGCGTTTCGCCAGCTGATTGCGGCCAACCTTGGTGAACCAGGCAATTTTGTGTTGATCAACTACCTGCGCCGAGCCATTGGTCAGGAACGGGGTGGTCATATTTCTCCTGTGGCAGCTTACGATGCCGACACAGATCAGTTTCTTGTCTTGAATGTTTCGCGCTACAAATACCCCCCGGTTTGGGTCAAGGCTGAAGATCTTTGGCAGGCAACCAATACGGTAGATACTGTTTCTAGTCGGACCCGAGGGTTTTTGCTGATTACTTCTCTGGAAAGTGCTGGAGAGCGTTGA
- a CDS encoding RluA family pseudouridine synthase: MNQGWTYQEQVKKSAEGLTLLEYYASRYRHSSREDWQARIAAGQVLLNGQPAAPDTPLHLGQQLTYCRPPWEEPAVPLAFEVLYEDTDLLLVAKPSGLPVLPGGGFLEHTLLRQVQHRYPQDTPVPIHRLGRGTSGLLLLARSHLAKSQLSRQMRESTSQSGPAAIRKTYRALIGPCNLPDRFTLTTPIGKVPHPVLGYVYGATPNGLPAHSEGLILRRSPSNTLLEVTIRTGRPHQIRIHLAAAGYPLLGDPLYTPGGLPRPTPANPQEKLPVPGDCGYWLHAYRLKFPHPRTEEQLDFCCPPPIELRE; the protein is encoded by the coding sequence ATGAATCAGGGCTGGACCTATCAGGAACAGGTGAAAAAATCTGCTGAGGGGCTGACCCTGCTGGAGTACTATGCCAGCCGCTACCGCCACTCTAGCCGCGAGGACTGGCAGGCACGCATTGCTGCGGGCCAGGTACTGCTCAACGGCCAGCCTGCTGCCCCAGACACGCCCCTACACCTGGGACAGCAGCTCACCTATTGCCGTCCGCCTTGGGAAGAGCCAGCAGTACCCCTGGCCTTTGAGGTGCTCTATGAAGACACAGATTTATTGCTGGTGGCCAAGCCCTCAGGGCTGCCGGTGCTGCCGGGGGGCGGCTTTTTAGAGCACACGCTGTTGCGGCAGGTACAGCACCGCTATCCCCAAGACACGCCAGTACCGATTCACCGCTTGGGCCGGGGCACCTCGGGGCTGCTGCTGCTGGCGCGATCGCATCTAGCCAAATCCCAGCTCAGCCGCCAGATGCGCGAGTCTACTAGCCAGTCCGGCCCTGCCGCCATTCGCAAAACCTACCGAGCGCTGATTGGCCCCTGCAACCTGCCCGATCGCTTCACCCTGACCACGCCCATCGGCAAAGTGCCCCACCCCGTTCTGGGCTATGTGTACGGAGCCACTCCCAACGGCCTGCCCGCCCACAGCGAAGGACTCATTCTCCGGCGCAGCCCCAGCAATACCCTACTAGAAGTCACCATCCGCACCGGACGCCCCCACCAGATTCGCATTCACCTGGCAGCCGCAGGCTACCCACTGCTAGGCGATCCCCTCTATACCCCAGGCGGCCTCCCCCGACCCACCCCCGCTAATCCGCAGGAAAAGCTGCCAGTCCCCGGCGACTGCGGCTATTGGCTCCACGCCTACCGACTCAAGTTTCCCCATCCCCGTACAGAAGAGCAGCTAGATTTTTGCTGCCCGCCTCCCATAGAGTTGCGCGAGTGA
- a CDS encoding ATP/GTP-binding protein: MEIMRLVVTGPVGAGKSTFIRAVSEIEVVDTDRRATDETAQLKHKTTVAFDFGRLQFGPAMALHLYGTPGQDRFDFMWDILIRKAHAYIVLVAAHRPHEFRYARRLLSFMQQRSQAPLIIGLTHHDLPDAWSTDNVLLALGYVQGKQPPPIVIVNANDRQSVAQAVVLLVKHYMDQQQPCKV, from the coding sequence ATGGAAATAATGCGCTTGGTCGTCACCGGACCTGTGGGGGCAGGGAAATCTACCTTCATCCGAGCGGTGAGTGAAATTGAAGTTGTCGATACCGACCGTCGGGCAACGGACGAAACGGCGCAGCTTAAGCACAAAACAACTGTTGCTTTTGATTTTGGTCGGCTGCAGTTTGGTCCCGCGATGGCGCTGCACCTCTATGGCACTCCCGGCCAGGATCGCTTTGACTTCATGTGGGATATTTTGATTCGCAAAGCCCACGCCTACATTGTGCTGGTAGCAGCTCACCGTCCCCACGAATTTCGGTATGCTCGTCGTCTGCTCAGCTTTATGCAGCAGCGATCGCAAGCTCCCCTGATCATCGGTCTGACCCACCACGATCTTCCCGATGCCTGGTCGACAGACAACGTACTTCTAGCCCTGGGCTATGTGCAGGGCAAGCAGCCTCCCCCCATCGTGATTGTGAATGCCAATGACCGGCAGTCGGTAGCCCAGGCGGTAGTGCTACTCGTGAAGCACTACATGGATCAGCAGCAGCCTTGCAAGGTTTAA
- a CDS encoding tetratricopeptide repeat protein — MVSAAPSKTLQVALAYPAFLIDTQAAERYRQAGLSYRQAGNLEAAIATLKIAAALDPLNPSSHVILGWTQHLAGNQGLAAQTLQTALRQDPDFIPALNALGIVYLVSGDLQAAVTTHTRATELKPDNEIAHYNLSLAHERLGEFKAAIDHAEIATQLEPSNPHPWVALALAHQSNGSLAQAQTLYQKVVQIDGRYRSSSHLPRLEQAGFSPDQILKVEALLASSLTDES, encoded by the coding sequence ATGGTGTCAGCAGCGCCAAGCAAAACTCTTCAGGTCGCTCTTGCCTATCCAGCCTTTTTGATCGATACTCAGGCAGCTGAACGCTACCGGCAGGCAGGGCTGAGCTATCGGCAGGCAGGGAACTTGGAGGCTGCGATCGCAACCCTCAAAATTGCCGCCGCCCTCGATCCGCTCAATCCCAGTAGCCATGTCATCCTGGGCTGGACTCAGCATTTGGCAGGCAATCAAGGGCTAGCCGCCCAAACCCTACAAACCGCCCTCAGGCAAGATCCTGACTTCATCCCGGCTCTGAACGCCCTGGGCATTGTCTATTTAGTCAGCGGAGATCTGCAAGCCGCCGTTACCACCCACACCCGCGCCACCGAACTCAAGCCCGACAACGAAATTGCTCACTACAACCTCAGCCTGGCCCACGAAAGACTAGGAGAGTTCAAAGCCGCCATTGACCACGCCGAAATAGCGACCCAGCTAGAGCCGAGCAACCCCCACCCCTGGGTAGCGCTGGCGCTGGCGCACCAGTCCAACGGCAGCCTAGCTCAAGCTCAAACCCTATATCAAAAGGTAGTGCAAATTGATGGCCGCTACCGCAGCAGCAGCCATCTGCCACGCCTAGAGCAGGCTGGCTTTAGCCCTGACCAAATTCTCAAGGTCGAAGCTCTTCTGGCGAGCAGCCTAACCGACGAGAGTTGA